In one window of Lepus europaeus isolate LE1 chromosome 14, mLepTim1.pri, whole genome shotgun sequence DNA:
- the GREM2 gene encoding gremlin-2 codes for MFWKLSLSLFLVAVLVKVAEARKNRPAGAIPSPYKDGSSNNSERWQHQMKEVLASSQEALVVTERKYLKSDWCKTQPLRQTVSEEGCRSRTILNRFCYGQCNSFYIPRHVKKEEESFQSCAFCKPQRVTSVLVELECPGLDPPFRLKKIQKVKQCRCMSVNLSDSDKQ; via the coding sequence ATGTTCTGGAAGCTTTCCCTGTCCTTGTTCCTGGTGGCCGTGCTGGTGAAGGTGGCTGAAGCGCGCAAGAACCGGCCGGCGGGCGCTATCCCCTCGCCCTACAAGGACGGCAGCAGCAATAACTCGGAGAGATGGCAGCACCAGATGAAGGAGGTGCTGGCCTCCAGCCAGGAGGCCCTGGTGGTCACCGAGCGCAAGTACCTCAAGAGTGACTGGTGCAAGACGCAGCCGCTGCGGCAGACGGTGAGCGAGGAGGGCTGCCGAAGCCGCACCATCCTCAACCGCttctgctacggccagtgcaacTCCTTCTACATCCCGCGCCAcgtgaagaaggaggaggagtccTTCCAGTCGTGCGCCTTCTGCAAGCCGCAGCGCGTCACCTCGGTCCTCGTGGAGCTCGAGTGCCCCGGGCTGGACCCACCTTTCCGACTCAAAAAAATCCAGAAGGTGAAGCAGTGCCGCTGCATGTCCGTGAATCTGAGCGACTCGGACAAGCAATGA